From the genome of Flavobacterium luteolum, one region includes:
- a CDS encoding SRPBCC family protein, translating into MKTDLLMNFSVDKENKTVNVKREFDAPLSNVWSAWTEAEILDLWWAPAPFKSKTKNMEFKEGGKRLYAMVGPDGKESWSYFVYSSISPKTNFKHSATFSDAEGNPNSEFGSSYWDITFSEQGNSTIVDITIRRDSFEELQKIIEMGFREGFTSAMQGLDKILAEK; encoded by the coding sequence ATGAAGACTGATTTATTAATGAATTTTTCTGTAGACAAGGAAAATAAAACGGTGAATGTAAAACGCGAATTTGATGCGCCATTGTCAAACGTTTGGTCTGCTTGGACAGAAGCCGAAATTCTAGATTTGTGGTGGGCACCAGCTCCGTTTAAATCTAAAACCAAAAACATGGAGTTTAAAGAAGGTGGAAAAAGATTGTATGCCATGGTTGGGCCTGATGGTAAAGAAAGCTGGAGTTATTTTGTGTATTCTTCGATTTCTCCTAAAACAAACTTTAAACACTCTGCTACTTTTTCTGATGCAGAAGGAAATCCGAATTCTGAATTTGGAAGCTCATATTGGGATATCACTTTTTCTGAACAAGGCAATTCGACAATTGTTGATATCACAATTAGACGTGACAGTTTTGAAGAACTGCAAAAAATAATTGAAATGGGCTTTAGAGAAGGATTTACTTCTGCAATGCAAGGCTTGGACAAAATCTTAGCCGAAAAATAA
- a CDS encoding ammonium transporter, whose product MRKIILSVILITILVLSFISNFIIADNPIPAEAVKFDTGDTAWMIVATAFVLLMTPGLGFFYGGMVGKKNVISTMLQSFMAMVIVTILWTVVAFGLAFGPTIGGIIGNPSENLFFAGVGTNTAWSLAPTIPFILFALFQAKFAIITPALITGAFAERIRFWAYLLFMVLFILLIYAPLAHMTWHPDGYFFKMGVLDFAGGTVVHMSAGWAALAGAIFLGKRKVQKVNPARITYVLLGTGLLWFGWFGFNAGSALGANGLAAQALGTTTVAAAAAAMAWVFLDKILGHKLSALGACIGAVVGLVAITPAAGFVSIPHAIFIGLFSAIVSNIVVSKFPKGKIDDALDVFACHGVGGMVGMLLTGVFASKAINPAVGDNQGLIFGTSTLFINQLTALVAVSIFAFIGSYALFFIVNKITPLRVTEEKEELGLDISQHGEFL is encoded by the coding sequence ATGCGAAAAATTATTTTAAGTGTGATTCTTATCACGATTTTGGTACTAAGCTTTATTTCAAACTTTATCATTGCAGACAACCCAATTCCTGCAGAAGCAGTAAAGTTTGATACAGGAGATACTGCCTGGATGATCGTTGCAACAGCTTTTGTATTGTTAATGACACCTGGATTAGGATTTTTCTATGGAGGTATGGTCGGTAAGAAGAACGTAATTAGTACTATGCTTCAAAGTTTTATGGCAATGGTAATTGTTACAATACTATGGACTGTTGTAGCTTTTGGATTGGCTTTTGGACCAACAATAGGAGGAATTATCGGAAATCCATCTGAGAATTTATTCTTTGCAGGAGTTGGAACCAATACCGCATGGAGCCTTGCACCAACAATTCCATTTATTTTATTCGCATTGTTTCAGGCAAAATTCGCCATCATTACTCCTGCATTAATTACAGGTGCTTTTGCAGAACGTATTCGTTTCTGGGCTTATTTGTTATTCATGGTTTTATTCATACTATTAATATACGCTCCGCTTGCTCACATGACATGGCATCCTGATGGGTATTTCTTCAAAATGGGAGTTCTTGACTTCGCTGGAGGAACTGTAGTTCACATGAGCGCTGGATGGGCTGCTTTGGCTGGAGCAATCTTCTTAGGAAAAAGAAAAGTTCAAAAAGTAAATCCTGCTAGAATTACTTACGTTTTATTAGGAACTGGTTTACTTTGGTTCGGATGGTTTGGTTTCAACGCTGGATCTGCTTTAGGAGCAAATGGTCTTGCTGCTCAAGCTTTAGGGACAACTACTGTTGCCGCTGCCGCTGCTGCAATGGCTTGGGTTTTCCTTGATAAAATCTTAGGACACAAATTATCTGCACTTGGAGCTTGTATTGGAGCTGTTGTAGGTCTTGTTGCTATTACTCCTGCTGCTGGTTTCGTAAGTATTCCTCACGCAATCTTTATTGGTTTATTCTCTGCAATTGTAAGTAACATTGTAGTGAGCAAATTTCCTAAAGGAAAAATCGATGATGCGCTTGATGTATTTGCTTGTCACGGTGTTGGCGGTATGGTAGGTATGCTTTTAACTGGTGTTTTTGCATCAAAAGCAATCAACCCAGCTGTTGGAGATAATCAAGGTTTAATCTTCGGAACTTCAACTTTATTCATCAACCAATTGACTGCTTTAGTTGCGGTTTCAATCTTTGCTTTTATAGGTTCTTATGCATTATTCTTTATCGTAAATAAAATTACTCCTCTAAGAGTTACAGAAGAAAAAGAAGAACTTGGATTAGACATCTCTCAACACGGAGAATTCTTGTAA
- a CDS encoding Gfo/Idh/MocA family protein translates to MENRSIKWGIIGLGNIASQFASDLLLIENAELTAVASRDFTKAEEFGGKFNALRMYNSYDLLFEDSEVEIVYIATPHNSHVELSIKALENGKNVLCEKPMSLSYKDAQRIIEASKKHNRFFMEAFWTRFIPSVQDVLQKINNGIIGDINYIKADFAFHGSETENKRLFDKELGGGALFDIGVYPLFLSYLLLGKPNEIAAKAIKHKNDIDLQTSMILQYETAQSVLHASIVSESDMKAIISGIKGRIELNAPWYVADGYSLFINEEKEATFTLPTLGKGYSHEIIECQNCILNNEIESKLWSHQNCLDLSRIVELIKNQIQLPF, encoded by the coding sequence ATGGAAAATAGAAGTATTAAGTGGGGAATAATAGGGCTCGGAAATATTGCAAGTCAGTTTGCATCAGATTTGTTATTGATTGAAAATGCTGAGTTAACGGCAGTTGCTTCAAGAGATTTTACTAAAGCTGAGGAATTTGGTGGAAAATTTAATGCTTTAAGAATGTACAATTCTTATGATTTGCTTTTTGAAGATTCAGAAGTTGAGATTGTTTACATTGCAACTCCTCATAATTCGCACGTTGAACTATCTATAAAAGCATTAGAAAATGGCAAGAATGTTCTTTGCGAAAAACCAATGTCTCTGTCTTATAAAGATGCTCAGAGAATAATAGAAGCTTCTAAAAAACATAATAGATTTTTTATGGAAGCATTCTGGACTAGATTTATTCCTTCTGTTCAAGATGTTTTACAAAAAATTAATAACGGAATAATAGGAGACATAAATTATATAAAAGCCGATTTTGCCTTTCACGGAAGTGAAACAGAAAACAAAAGACTTTTTGATAAAGAATTAGGAGGAGGAGCACTATTTGATATTGGTGTTTATCCTTTATTTCTGTCTTATCTACTATTAGGAAAACCAAATGAGATTGCGGCAAAAGCAATCAAACATAAAAACGATATTGATCTGCAGACTTCTATGATTTTGCAATACGAAACGGCACAATCTGTTTTGCACGCTTCTATAGTTTCTGAGTCTGATATGAAAGCCATTATTTCGGGGATAAAAGGACGAATAGAATTAAATGCTCCGTGGTATGTTGCTGATGGTTATTCTTTATTTATAAATGAAGAAAAAGAAGCCACTTTTACTTTACCAACTTTAGGAAAAGGATATTCACATGAAATTATCGAATGTCAAAATTGTATTCTAAACAACGAGATTGAAAGTAAACTTTGGTCGCATCAGAATTGTTTGGATTTGAGTAGAATTGTGGAGTTGATTAAAAATCAAATTCAGTTGCCTTTTTAG
- a CDS encoding SRPBCC family protein, whose product MKSNLLMNFTVDKENKTVNVKREFNASLSQVWSAWTEASILDLWWAPAPWKSETKSMEFKEGGRRLYAMVGPEGEKHWAIADYTSINPKTNVKWLDAFSDSEGNLNKEFPRSDWDVTFSEKDNATFVDIVIKHEKLSDLEMIIQMGFKEGFTIAMEGLDAIFAEKK is encoded by the coding sequence ATGAAATCAAATCTTTTAATGAATTTTACTGTAGATAAAGAAAATAAAACTGTAAATGTAAAACGGGAATTTAACGCCTCTTTATCTCAAGTTTGGTCTGCATGGACAGAAGCTTCTATATTGGATTTATGGTGGGCTCCGGCTCCGTGGAAATCTGAAACGAAAAGCATGGAATTTAAAGAAGGTGGAAGAAGATTGTACGCCATGGTTGGACCAGAGGGTGAAAAACATTGGGCAATTGCTGATTACACTTCGATAAACCCGAAGACAAATGTAAAATGGCTAGATGCTTTTAGCGACAGCGAAGGAAACTTAAACAAAGAGTTTCCACGTTCTGACTGGGATGTGACTTTCTCCGAAAAAGACAATGCTACTTTTGTTGATATTGTAATTAAACATGAAAAACTTTCTGACTTGGAAATGATTATCCAAATGGGTTTCAAAGAAGGTTTTACTATTGCAATGGAAGGTTTGGATGCTATTTTTGCAGAAAAAAAATAA
- a CDS encoding ArsR/SmtB family transcription factor: MKRDIFQAIADPTRRAILVLISSTALTPNAIAEQFQTTRQAVSKHIKILNECDLLEEKKLGREIYYQLKIEKMKEVDEWLEQFKAIWEQRFSQLDQVLLNLKSKENED, from the coding sequence ATGAAAAGAGATATTTTTCAAGCTATTGCAGATCCGACGAGAAGAGCAATATTAGTTTTGATTTCTTCAACTGCATTAACCCCAAATGCTATTGCAGAGCAGTTTCAAACTACAAGACAAGCGGTTTCTAAACACATTAAAATACTGAATGAATGTGATTTATTGGAAGAAAAGAAATTGGGCAGAGAAATTTATTATCAGCTCAAAATTGAAAAAATGAAAGAAGTTGATGAATGGCTAGAGCAATTTAAAGCAATTTGGGAACAGCGTTTTAGTCAATTGGATCAAGTATTACTTAACTTAAAATCTAAAGAAAATGAAGACTGA
- a CDS encoding YifB family Mg chelatase-like AAA ATPase produces MLVKVYGSAVFGVEATTITVEVHMDKGIGYHLVGLPDNAIKESSFRIAAALKNNGFSFPGKKITVNMAPADLRKEGSSYDLTLAMGILVGSDQIKAPEIERYIIMGELSLDGSLQPIRGALPIAIKAKEEGYKGFFLPIQNVKEAAIVTGLDVYGVENLKEIIDFFAGKGTLEPTVIDTRAEFYKTLDFPEHDFSDVRGQESIKRCMEIAAAGGHNIILIGPPGAGKTMLAKRVPSILPPMTLREALETTKIHSVAGKLKEVGLMNQRPFRSPHHTISNVALVGGGSYPQPGEISMAHNGVLFLDELPEFKRDVLEVMRQPLEDREVTISRAKFTITYPSSFMLVASMNPSPSGFFNDPSMPNTSSPHEMQRYMSKISGPLLDRIDIHIEVTPVPFDKLSDERKAESSVEIRKRVTAAREIQTKRFEMVENVHYNAQMSSKLIREFCVLDEPSKELLKTAMERLNLSARAYDRILKVSRTIADLDDAPNIVSSHIAEAIQYRSLDREGWLG; encoded by the coding sequence ATGCTAGTAAAAGTTTACGGAAGTGCCGTATTTGGAGTTGAGGCCACAACAATTACAGTTGAGGTTCATATGGACAAAGGGATTGGTTATCATTTAGTTGGACTTCCAGATAATGCTATAAAAGAAAGCAGTTTTAGAATTGCCGCTGCTTTGAAGAATAACGGATTTAGCTTTCCGGGAAAGAAAATTACAGTAAACATGGCGCCTGCCGATCTTCGAAAAGAAGGATCTTCATATGATTTGACATTGGCAATGGGAATTTTAGTCGGTTCAGATCAGATAAAAGCGCCAGAAATTGAACGCTATATTATTATGGGAGAACTTTCTTTAGACGGAAGTTTACAACCCATTCGTGGAGCGTTGCCAATTGCTATAAAAGCAAAAGAAGAAGGTTATAAAGGATTTTTTCTCCCGATTCAAAACGTAAAAGAAGCGGCTATTGTAACAGGTTTAGATGTGTATGGAGTCGAAAATCTAAAAGAAATCATTGATTTTTTTGCTGGTAAAGGCACGCTTGAACCCACAGTTATCGATACAAGAGCGGAATTTTATAAAACGCTCGATTTCCCTGAACATGATTTTTCAGATGTTCGCGGACAAGAAAGTATTAAACGCTGTATGGAAATTGCGGCAGCGGGCGGACATAATATTATTTTGATTGGCCCGCCGGGAGCAGGAAAAACAATGCTGGCCAAACGTGTTCCGAGTATTTTACCACCCATGACTTTGCGGGAAGCTTTAGAAACTACCAAAATTCATAGCGTTGCAGGGAAATTAAAGGAAGTCGGATTAATGAATCAGAGGCCTTTTAGGAGTCCGCATCATACGATTTCTAATGTCGCTTTGGTAGGAGGAGGGAGTTATCCGCAGCCAGGAGAAATTTCGATGGCGCATAATGGTGTTTTATTTTTGGATGAATTGCCAGAATTCAAAAGAGATGTTTTAGAAGTCATGCGTCAGCCTTTAGAAGATCGTGAAGTAACAATTTCGCGTGCCAAATTTACCATAACCTATCCGTCGTCTTTTATGCTAGTGGCGAGTATGAACCCAAGTCCGAGCGGTTTTTTTAATGATCCAAGTATGCCAAATACTTCTTCGCCACACGAAATGCAGCGTTATATGAGTAAAATTTCTGGACCTTTATTAGATAGAATTGATATTCATATAGAAGTTACTCCAGTTCCGTTTGATAAATTATCAGACGAACGAAAAGCAGAAAGCAGTGTAGAAATTCGCAAACGAGTAACGGCAGCACGAGAAATTCAGACCAAACGATTTGAAATGGTTGAGAATGTTCATTATAATGCACAAATGAGCAGTAAACTAATTCGGGAGTTTTGCGTTTTAGACGAACCTTCAAAAGAATTGCTAAAAACAGCGATGGAAAGATTAAATCTATCTGCGAGAGCTTACGATCGAATTTTGAAAGTTTCGAGAACCATTGCAGATTTGGATGATGCTCCAAATATTGTTTCTTCACATATTGCCGAAGCGATTCAATATAGAAGTTTGGATAGAGAAGGCTGGTTGGGATAA
- a CDS encoding alpha/beta hydrolase, translating to MTKFIALAFLLFSSNFIFSQKNKAKTLETSKPFVLGVIDEIQSKELNEKRILNIYLPEGYNPAEATKYPVIYLLDGSADEDFIHISGLVQFNSFEWINQVPKSIVVGIATVDRRRDFTFPTTVENDKTRFPTTGHSDQFIAFIEKELQPFIEKKYKTNDSKTIIGQSLGGLLGTEILLKKPTLFNKYVIASPSLWWNNGSLLDLDSEMLKENFKQPTEIYIAVGKEGLAPTAIPHVMEVDANLLAEKLKGSKSKNVKTYFDYFPEENHGSILHIAVSNSFKFFYPQTKE from the coding sequence ATGACCAAATTTATTGCCCTAGCTTTTCTACTCTTTTCTTCGAATTTTATATTCTCTCAAAAGAACAAAGCTAAAACCCTAGAAACTTCAAAACCTTTTGTATTAGGCGTTATTGATGAAATTCAATCTAAAGAATTAAATGAAAAAAGAATTCTGAACATTTATCTTCCTGAAGGTTATAATCCTGCCGAAGCGACAAAATACCCTGTAATTTATTTATTAGACGGTTCAGCAGATGAAGATTTTATTCATATTTCTGGATTAGTGCAGTTTAATAGTTTTGAATGGATCAATCAGGTTCCAAAATCAATTGTTGTCGGAATTGCAACTGTGGACAGAAGACGCGATTTTACTTTTCCTACTACTGTTGAAAATGATAAAACTCGATTTCCTACAACTGGGCATTCTGATCAATTTATTGCTTTTATCGAAAAGGAATTACAGCCTTTTATTGAGAAAAAATACAAGACAAACGATTCTAAAACTATTATTGGTCAATCTCTTGGTGGATTATTAGGAACTGAAATCCTGCTTAAAAAACCAACTCTTTTTAATAAATACGTTATTGCAAGTCCGAGCTTATGGTGGAACAACGGCTCATTGCTAGATTTGGATTCTGAAATGCTGAAAGAAAATTTTAAACAGCCAACCGAAATTTATATTGCTGTTGGCAAAGAAGGATTAGCTCCAACAGCGATTCCGCATGTTATGGAAGTCGACGCTAATTTACTGGCAGAAAAACTAAAAGGATCTAAAAGTAAAAATGTAAAAACGTACTTCGATTATTTCCCAGAAGAAAACCACGGGTCAATTCTACATATAGCTGTTTCTAATTCGTTTAAATTCTTTTATCCTCAAACTAAAGAATAG